In Thermus caldifontis, one DNA window encodes the following:
- the ubiE gene encoding bifunctional demethylmenaquinone methyltransferase/2-methoxy-6-polyprenyl-1,4-benzoquinol methylase UbiE → MAVSPEEKAKRVRRMFSEIAPRYDLLNRLLSFGADLRWRRRAVALALEKNPRRILDLATGTGDLALMLKRKAPHAQVVGADFAPPMLGIARKKAQAQGLGVEFLEADALALPFPGGSFDAVTIAFGFRNFADYRMALLELRRVLAPGGRLVILEFPPPPKGAFGLVYRVYFQRVLPFLGGLVSGSFGAYRYLPESVGAFPPPEALKALMEEAGFRVRYELLTFGVAAIHVGDLEAG, encoded by the coding sequence GTGGCGGTTTCGCCGGAGGAAAAGGCCAAGCGGGTGCGGCGCATGTTTTCGGAGATCGCCCCCCGCTACGACCTTTTGAACCGGCTTCTTTCCTTTGGGGCCGATCTTCGCTGGCGCAGGCGGGCGGTGGCCTTGGCCCTGGAGAAAAACCCCAGGCGGATTCTGGACCTGGCCACGGGCACCGGGGACCTGGCCTTGATGCTGAAAAGGAAGGCTCCCCATGCCCAGGTGGTGGGGGCGGACTTTGCCCCGCCCATGCTGGGGATCGCCCGCAAGAAGGCGCAGGCCCAGGGGTTAGGGGTGGAGTTCCTGGAGGCGGATGCCCTGGCCCTTCCCTTCCCTGGAGGGAGCTTTGATGCCGTTACCATCGCCTTTGGTTTCCGCAACTTCGCCGACTACCGGATGGCCCTATTGGAGCTACGCCGGGTCCTGGCCCCTGGGGGGCGGCTCGTCATCCTGGAGTTTCCCCCACCTCCAAAGGGGGCCTTTGGCCTGGTCTACCGGGTCTATTTCCAAAGGGTCTTGCCCTTCCTGGGGGGGCTGGTTTCGGGAAGCTTTGGGGCCTATCGCTACCTGCCGGAAAGCGTGGGGGCCTTTCCTCCACCGGAGGCCCTAAAGGCCCTGATGGAGGAGGCGGGCTTTAGGGTGCGCTACGAGCTCCTCACCTTTGGGGTGGCGGCCATCCACGTGGGGGACCTGGAGGCCGGGTGA
- a CDS encoding ABC transporter permease, with amino-acid sequence MLTDERRLGVLVALGGGVLFLLWYLAPWAVPHRLFGGEGVLLSPFGHHLPQGSLPQGYRDGWLLWTFYPSLAWLGLTLALAWTPKPARKLYLMGVLGLGLFLLAYLLFQASVAQVNAGAERPILRRYSLGLGSYATLAFSLYLLLLARLFSPGGLAFLVRRRGVVVPLFSLLLASLLGGVIVAVMKRAPGEAQSLREAWMLKLDLITYTYQLLYSPLVNPSGFLQSLLLATPLIFTGLAVALGFRGGLFNIGAPGQLILGAIAAMLVGVYLPGPRWLVLPLAILAAALAGGLWGALPGWLKARFGAHEVINTIMLNYIAASLFLFLISANEYKFFGRTLYLPFKYPGYEARSHEIRPEARIPHWTELVAPGGELSFALPLALLLGLLGYFLTRKSLGHRVLMGLLGGVVGYVMGGLLPGPGVSFGPDLTSVRLNGAFLLALLALFFFHFYVFRTVGGYELRAMGLAPKAAEYGGVMAGRKVVLIMFLAGALAGLAATHYVLGGGIDEYRLKQALPYSVGFDGIAVALMGQNTPLGVGLAAWLFGILLTGGLQVNLQLGISRELVAVLQALIVLFIAAGGFLPRYFTDPLRAAEVEVREEARKREERGEAR; translated from the coding sequence GTGTTGACGGACGAGAGGCGCCTAGGAGTCCTGGTGGCCTTGGGAGGAGGGGTTCTTTTCCTCCTTTGGTACCTGGCCCCCTGGGCGGTACCCCATCGCCTTTTTGGCGGCGAAGGCGTGCTCCTAAGCCCCTTCGGCCACCACCTGCCCCAAGGAAGCCTGCCCCAGGGTTACCGGGATGGCTGGCTCCTTTGGACCTTCTACCCCTCCCTGGCCTGGCTGGGCCTTACCCTGGCCCTGGCCTGGACCCCCAAGCCCGCCCGGAAGCTCTACCTCATGGGGGTCCTGGGCCTAGGCCTCTTCCTCCTCGCCTACCTCCTCTTCCAAGCCAGCGTGGCCCAGGTGAACGCCGGGGCAGAACGGCCCATCCTCAGGCGCTACAGCCTGGGGCTTGGGAGCTACGCCACCTTGGCCTTTAGCCTGTACCTTCTCCTTTTGGCCCGGCTTTTTTCCCCGGGTGGCCTGGCCTTTTTGGTGCGCCGGCGCGGGGTGGTGGTGCCCCTTTTCTCCCTCCTTCTGGCCTCCTTGCTGGGCGGGGTCATCGTGGCGGTGATGAAGAGGGCCCCGGGGGAGGCCCAGAGCCTGAGGGAAGCCTGGATGCTGAAGCTGGACCTCATCACCTACACCTACCAGCTCCTCTATAGCCCCCTGGTCAACCCCTCGGGCTTCCTGCAAAGCCTCCTTCTCGCCACCCCCTTGATCTTCACCGGGCTGGCCGTGGCCTTGGGCTTCCGCGGGGGACTTTTCAACATCGGGGCCCCGGGGCAGCTCATCCTGGGGGCCATCGCCGCCATGCTGGTGGGGGTGTACCTGCCCGGTCCCAGGTGGCTGGTGCTCCCCCTGGCCATCCTGGCCGCCGCCCTGGCCGGGGGGCTTTGGGGCGCCCTTCCGGGATGGCTTAAGGCCCGCTTCGGGGCCCACGAGGTGATCAACACCATCATGCTGAACTACATCGCCGCAAGCCTCTTCCTCTTCCTTATCTCCGCCAACGAGTACAAGTTCTTCGGGCGCACCCTGTATCTGCCCTTCAAGTACCCGGGCTACGAGGCCCGGAGCCACGAGATCCGCCCCGAGGCCCGCATCCCCCACTGGACCGAGCTGGTGGCCCCGGGCGGGGAGCTTTCCTTCGCCCTACCCTTGGCCCTCCTCTTGGGCCTCCTGGGCTACTTCCTTACCCGGAAGAGCCTAGGCCATCGGGTGCTCATGGGCCTCCTTGGGGGTGTGGTGGGCTACGTGATGGGGGGCCTTTTGCCTGGACCCGGGGTGAGCTTTGGCCCCGACCTCACCTCGGTGCGGCTTAACGGGGCCTTCCTTTTGGCCCTTTTGGCCCTTTTCTTCTTCCACTTCTACGTCTTCCGCACCGTGGGGGGATATGAGCTCAGGGCCATGGGCTTGGCCCCCAAGGCCGCGGAGTACGGGGGGGTGATGGCCGGGCGGAAGGTGGTGCTCATCATGTTCCTGGCCGGGGCTTTGGCGGGCCTGGCCGCCACCCACTACGTGCTGGGCGGAGGGATCGACGAGTACCGCCTGAAGCAAGCCCTTCCCTACTCTGTGGGTTTTGACGGCATCGCCGTGGCCCTCATGGGCCAGAACACCCCCTTGGGGGTGGGCCTAGCCGCTTGGCTTTTCGGCATCCTCCTCACGGGGGGCTTGCAGGTGAACCTGCAGCTGGGCATCAGCCGGGAGTTGGTGGCGGTGCTTCAGGCCTTGATCGTGCTCTTCATCGCCGCCGGGGGCTTCCTGCCCCGCTACTTCACCGATCCCTTAAGGGCAGCGGAGGTGGAGGTTAGGGAAGAGGCCCGCAAACGGGAGGAAAGGGGGGAGGCCCGATGA
- a CDS encoding ABC transporter permease, with protein sequence MNLDTAFWIALFFSTLRQTTPLLLTALGGMFSERSGVVNIALEGIILFGALTAAVVVERLEYALGPGPHPWLPWVGVLSAMAVGGLVAWVHAVVSIKYRADQIISATAINLLALGAPSLVLTYFYGNATNSKEVVNRLPLWGPEGFALSPLVYLAFLLVPLSWWILFKTPFGLRLRAVGEHPEAADTLGVNVYRMRYIGVVLSGILAGLAGAYLAIGFLNQFVRGMSAGMGFISLAAMIFGKWHPLGILFSTLLFGFASALAIQLQGTEILPAVLVQAFPYVVTVLVLAGFMGKSRPPAAVGKPYEK encoded by the coding sequence ATGAACCTGGACACGGCCTTTTGGATCGCCCTCTTCTTCTCCACCCTGCGCCAGACCACACCCCTTTTGCTCACCGCCCTGGGGGGGATGTTCTCCGAAAGGAGCGGGGTGGTGAACATCGCCCTCGAGGGCATCATCCTCTTCGGGGCCCTCACCGCAGCGGTGGTGGTGGAAAGGCTGGAATACGCCCTAGGCCCCGGACCCCATCCTTGGCTTCCCTGGGTGGGGGTCTTGAGCGCCATGGCCGTGGGTGGGCTGGTGGCCTGGGTGCACGCCGTGGTTTCCATCAAGTACCGGGCAGACCAGATCATCAGCGCCACCGCCATCAACCTCCTCGCCCTGGGAGCCCCTAGCCTGGTGCTCACCTACTTCTACGGCAACGCCACCAACTCCAAGGAGGTGGTGAACCGCCTCCCCCTTTGGGGCCCCGAAGGCTTTGCCCTTTCCCCCCTGGTCTACCTGGCCTTTCTCCTGGTGCCCCTAAGCTGGTGGATCCTCTTCAAGACCCCCTTTGGCCTGCGGCTTAGAGCCGTGGGCGAGCACCCCGAGGCCGCCGACACCTTGGGGGTGAACGTGTACCGTATGCGCTACATCGGGGTGGTTCTCTCCGGGATCCTGGCGGGCCTCGCCGGGGCCTATCTGGCCATCGGCTTCCTCAACCAGTTTGTGCGGGGCATGTCGGCGGGCATGGGCTTCATCTCCCTGGCGGCCATGATCTTCGGCAAATGGCACCCCTTGGGCATCCTCTTCTCCACCCTGCTTTTCGGCTTCGCCAGCGCCCTGGCCATCCAGCTTCAGGGTACGGAGATCCTGCCCGCCGTCTTGGTGCAAGCCTTCCCCTACGTGGTCACCGTCTTGGTGTTGGCAGGCTTCATGGGCAAAAGCCGTCCTCCGGCCGCGGTGGGCAAGCCCTACGAGAAGTAG
- a CDS encoding PSP1 domain-containing protein yields MTVGVRLHADLRKARTPVLRYFRFQGEPPPLEAYVVVRTGRGLEVGKVRTPPRKEKEAGEVVRLATKEDLDLALRLRAKAEEAAFYLRARLQEEGVRAKVLGCDFTLDGRHLSVHYAAEERVNLRRFTRELAERFGARVEFLAEGPREEAAYLGTLGACGMESCCSTWLQGFAQVSIKLARDQGLPLNPEKISGPCGRLLCCLAYEHPVYQELLAELPRKNARVCTKEGVCGKVQKVNPLKGTVELFLEEGKTVEVAKEELA; encoded by the coding sequence ATGACCGTGGGCGTTCGCTTGCACGCCGATCTGCGCAAAGCCCGCACCCCTGTCCTACGCTACTTTCGCTTCCAAGGGGAGCCCCCTCCCCTGGAGGCGTATGTGGTGGTGCGCACGGGCCGGGGCTTGGAGGTGGGAAAGGTGCGCACCCCTCCCCGCAAGGAGAAGGAGGCGGGGGAGGTGGTGCGCCTGGCCACCAAGGAGGATCTGGACCTGGCCTTAAGGCTCCGGGCCAAGGCGGAGGAGGCGGCCTTTTACCTCAGGGCCCGCCTTCAGGAAGAGGGGGTGAGGGCTAAGGTGCTGGGGTGCGACTTCACCCTGGATGGCCGCCACCTTTCCGTGCACTACGCTGCGGAGGAGCGGGTCAACCTCCGGCGCTTTACCCGGGAGCTTGCCGAACGCTTTGGGGCCCGGGTGGAGTTCCTGGCGGAGGGCCCCCGGGAGGAGGCCGCCTATCTGGGAACCTTGGGGGCTTGTGGGATGGAGTCTTGCTGCTCCACCTGGCTCCAGGGTTTCGCCCAGGTGTCCATCAAACTGGCCCGCGACCAGGGGCTTCCCTTAAACCCCGAAAAGATCTCCGGCCCCTGCGGCCGGCTCCTTTGCTGCCTGGCCTATGAGCACCCTGTATACCAGGAGCTTCTTGCGGAGCTCCCCCGCAAAAACGCCCGAGTCTGCACCAAGGAAGGGGTGTGTGGCAAGGTGCAAAAGGTGAACCCCTTGAAGGGGACGGTGGAGCTCTTCCTGGAGGAGGGGAAGACGGTGGAGGTGGCCAAGGAGGAACTGGCCTAG